CGCAAGTACGCGGCGAAGGTTCCGCGCGGCCGCCCCGGGCGCGGCCTGCACGCCTCCAAAAAGCACTTCTTGACCGCGCTGCCGCGGGTGGACGGCGCGGAGCTCGGAGCGCGACCGGACTGGGCGTCCTACAGCGCGGACCTCGCCGAGGGCGTCGCCGCCCTGGTGGAACGGGTGCGGAACTTGTGGCCGGGCGCTCCGGCGCCGCCGGTGCGGTTGTTGCCGAAGCTGCTGCCGCAGGAGCAGCTGCCGCGTCCGGAGCAGCAGCCGACCCCGAAGCAGGTGCCGATCGGCGTCAACGAGGACGAACTGGCCCCGGTCTACCTGGACTTCGCCGCCGAGCCGAACTTCTACGCGTTCGGCGAGCGGGAGTCGGGCAAGACGTCGCTGCTGCGCACGATCATCAGGGGCATCACCGAGCGGTACACGCCCGAGGAAGCGCTGATCCTGCTGGTCGACTACCGGCGCACGATGCTCGGCTTCCTCGAAACCGAGCACCTGCTGGAGTACTCGGTCGCCGAGTCGCAGCTCCGCAGCAACGTCAAGGACGTGGTGGGATCGCTGAAGAAGCGCCTGCCGGGTCCGGACGTGACGCAGGAGCAGCTGAAGAACCGTTCCTGGTGGAAGGGCCCGGAGTTGTTCGTCGTCGTCGACGATTACGACATCGTGGCCCCGCAGGGCAACAACCCGCTCGCACCGCTGGCGGAATTCGTGCCGGTGGCCGGCGACGTGGGTCTGCACGTCGTCCTGGCCCGCAGCTCCGGTGGCGCGGGGCGGGCGCTGTACGAGCCGCTGATCACCAAGATGCGCGAGACGTCGAGCCCGGGGCTGGTAATGAGCGCGGACAAGGAGGAGGGCCGGCTGGTGGCGAACATCAAGCCCCGCCACCTCCCACCGGGCCGGGGAGTCCTGGCGAGCCGACGCCTGCGCAGCCCGCAGCTGATCCAGACGGCGTTCATCCCGCCGGAGTGACCCTGCCCGGGCTTGCCCGAGGGGCCTGGGTTCGATCTTCCTGGGCAGATGGGCACCAATGGCGCATTGACCTGGACAGCGAGTGATCCCTAGCGTTCGAGCAATCGTTTTCCTCACTCGGAGGAGTGATCGAGTGGCTCGCGCGCGCAGGGCGATCAGCCGACGTTCGTTCCTCGGCGGTGTCGGTGCTGCGGCGCTTGCCGCGCCGGTGCTGACCGGGTGCGGCCCGTCGCGCAACCCGAACGAGATCACCTTCTGGAACTTCTACGGGCCCGGCGGGCAGCAGAAGTCGCAGAGCGACTGGTTCGTGCAGCTGGCCGAGGAGTGGAACGCCACCCACGACGTCAAGGTCCGGCTGCGCTACGTGCCGACCAAGGACTACACCTCCGGGCCCACGCTGCAGACCTCGTTCAGCGCGGGCGCCGGGCCGGACGTCTTCCTGCTCAGCCCCGGCGACTTCCTGCGCTACCACAACGGCGGCGCGCTGCTCGACCTCACGCCGCACCTGACGCCCGAGGTGCGCGCCGACTTCCTGCCGCAGGTGATGCAGACCCGCCTGGTCGGCGACCGCGTCTACGGCCTGCCGCTGGAGATCGAACCGCTCGCGCTCTACTACAGCGAGGCCGCCTTCGAGCAGGCCAAGCTCGCCGAGGGCGACCTGCCGCGCACCTGGGACCAGCTGCTCGCCGTCGCCGAGCGGCTGACCACCCCGGACCGGTTCGGGATGCTGCTGGAGACCAATCCCGGCTACTACCAGAACTTCACCTTCTACCAGTCGATGTGGATGGCCGGCGGCGAGGTGTTCACGCCGGACCAGCGGCGAGCGGCGTTCAACGGGCCGGGCGTGCACGCCGCGCTGCAGTTCTGGCAGGACACCGTCACCGCCGGTGTCGCACCGCGCCGGGTGAAGGGGGCGGGCGCCAACGACTCGCTCTCCAACATCTCCGACGGCTACTGCGCCATGCAGCAGCTCGGCATCTGGGGTATCGCCGAGATCGCCGAGCAGGCCCCGGACTTCCGCTACGGCGTCATCCCCATGCCCAGCCCGGCGGGCGGCGCCTACACCACGGCCCTGGGCAGCTGGGCGATGGTCGCCAACGCGAAGAGCACCAACCCGCAGGCCGCGGCCGAGTTCGTGGTGTGGGCGCTGGGCTCCACCGACCCGGCGTGCATCGAGCGGATGCGCCGCTGGAACACCGTCGCCAAGACCAACCTGCCGCCGCGCTACTCCGTGCAGCGCGCCGCGGAGCAGCACGGGGCCTTCGACAGCGGCCCGATGCGGGTGTTCAAGGAGCAGGTGATGGCCCAGGCCCGGCCGGAACCGCGCTACCCGCCCGAGGTCTACCGGGCCATCTCCGACGCGGTGCAGTCCTGCCAGCTCGACGACGGTGACCCGGTGTCGGCGGCTGAGGCCGCCGCCCAGCAGATCGACACGTTCTTGTCCACCTACGACGGAGCGCCGATCAATTGAGAGACTATTCGTGGTTGCGTTGCTCACGTGGTCATCTAGCGGAACCTGAGAGCTTCCCCGGACTGCGGGTGCCCCTCCTGATGTATGTCCGATACACGGCGGAGGGGCCGTCCTCGCCAGAAAACCTCTCAGAACCCGCCGGTGGTCGCCATGCGTAGCAGGATGCAAGCGGCTGGCGCCGCTTCTACAAGCGCGGACGGCATTCGCCGACAGGAACTGAGCGACCGACGACGATCCGACGCCGCCGCGGCCTTCGGCTTCCTGGCCCCCGACGGCATCGGCCTGCTGCTGTTCGTCATCATCCCGACGGCGATGGCCCTGGTGGTGGGGCTGTTCAGCGTCGACGGGTTCGGCAACGTGGAGTGGGCCGGGCTGGACAACTTCCGGCTGATGGCCGGTGACGGCCTGCTGTGGCGCAGCTTCGGCATCACGGCGGTCTACGCGGCGCTGTTCGTGCCGCTGGCGTTCTTCGCCTCGCTCGGGCTGGCGCTGCTGGTCAAGGACCACTTCCGCGGGGTGGGAGCGGTGCGGGCGGCGCTGTTCCTGCCGAACGCGGTGAGCATGGTGGTGATCGGCCTGCTCTGGCAGTTCCTGCTCACCGACAAGACCGGCGCGCTCGCCAAGATCACCGGGCTGGACGGGGTGTCCTGGCTGGGCGATCCGAGCCTGGCGCTGGTCACCCTGGTGCTGATCAGCGTGTGGTTCCTGATGGGCTACCAGATGCTGATCTTCCTCGGCGGCCTGCAGGACATCCCGCGCGAGTACTACGACGCGGCCACTGTGGACGGTGGCGGCCCGTGGCAGCGGTTCCGGCACGTGACCTGGCCGATGCTGCGCCCGACCAGCTTCTTCGTGCTGGTCACCTCGACGATCAACGCGATCACCGGCATGCAGGTGTTCGACCTGGTCTTCGTGACCACCTCCGGCGGCCCGGCCAACGCCACCACGACCGTCGTGTTCTACGCCTACCAGCAGGCCTTCCAGTTCGGCAGGTTCGGCTACGCCGCGGCGATCTGCGCACTGCTGGTGGTCGCCCTCGGCGCGATCACCGCGGCGATGTTCGCCCTGACCAGGGGAGGTCGCTTCGATGACTAGGGTGCGCGGGAAAGCCGTCGCGGCCTACCTGCTGGCGTTCCTGGTGGTCGCGCCGCTGCTGTGGTTCCTGCTCAGCGCGTTCCGGCCGGAGTCGGAGCTCTACGACCTGGGCTGGCCGGGCGAGCTC
This portion of the Saccharopolyspora antimicrobica genome encodes:
- a CDS encoding ABC transporter substrate-binding protein, which gives rise to MARARRAISRRSFLGGVGAAALAAPVLTGCGPSRNPNEITFWNFYGPGGQQKSQSDWFVQLAEEWNATHDVKVRLRYVPTKDYTSGPTLQTSFSAGAGPDVFLLSPGDFLRYHNGGALLDLTPHLTPEVRADFLPQVMQTRLVGDRVYGLPLEIEPLALYYSEAAFEQAKLAEGDLPRTWDQLLAVAERLTTPDRFGMLLETNPGYYQNFTFYQSMWMAGGEVFTPDQRRAAFNGPGVHAALQFWQDTVTAGVAPRRVKGAGANDSLSNISDGYCAMQQLGIWGIAEIAEQAPDFRYGVIPMPSPAGGAYTTALGSWAMVANAKSTNPQAAAEFVVWALGSTDPACIERMRRWNTVAKTNLPPRYSVQRAAEQHGAFDSGPMRVFKEQVMAQARPEPRYPPEVYRAISDAVQSCQLDDGDPVSAAEAAAQQIDTFLSTYDGAPIN
- a CDS encoding carbohydrate ABC transporter permease, producing the protein MRSRMQAAGAASTSADGIRRQELSDRRRSDAAAAFGFLAPDGIGLLLFVIIPTAMALVVGLFSVDGFGNVEWAGLDNFRLMAGDGLLWRSFGITAVYAALFVPLAFFASLGLALLVKDHFRGVGAVRAALFLPNAVSMVVIGLLWQFLLTDKTGALAKITGLDGVSWLGDPSLALVTLVLISVWFLMGYQMLIFLGGLQDIPREYYDAATVDGGGPWQRFRHVTWPMLRPTSFFVLVTSTINAITGMQVFDLVFVTTSGGPANATTTVVFYAYQQAFQFGRFGYAAAICALLVVALGAITAAMFALTRGGRFDD